DNA from Acidimicrobiia bacterium:
CCGGAGCAGGAGCCGTCGCCTGCGACGGCGACCAATGGAGGCGCATGGGCCCGAGGAACCTTCAGGCGCGCCCCGCACTTCCCCGAACGAGGCGTGCCGTCGAGCACCTCGGGCCCGATGACGCCGGTGGCCCGTGGAACGGGCTGCCGCACCGGAACCCGTCGGCGCCGGCGAGGCACCCGACACACCGCGGCGCCAACCATGACGGGGCGCCCGACGGTCTAGCGGCGATACGAGAGCCGCACGATGGGCTGGAACCAGGTCTCGACCAGCTCGTACAGAACCCCGATGATGCGGTCGAGCTCAGCCTCGGTGAGATGCTCGAGCGCGACCCGGCCGGTCAGGTAGAGGTCGCCGTCGGGGCCGATCGAGAACCGCGCGCCATACATGGTGTGGTTGCGCTGGAGCACGAAGCGGTACAGGTCGAGGTGGTTCGTCGGTGGGTCGGGGAGGAAGTAAACCTCGTAGCGCAGCGTGCGCTGGTGCAGGTCGAAGTAGATCGTCGTCGCGTCGCGGCCGTCGCACCCGAAGCGCACGTACCAGCGACGAAGCTCGGGGTCGTACTCGACGGTCTGGATGTACGACTCGGCCGCGACCGGTCCTTCGAGGTGAGCCGCGATCAGCGCGTGCGCGGCCCGCTCGCGTGCGTCGAGATCTTCCATCATTCCCGCTCGACAGGCCGCTCGGGCCACGCGCGCTGCGGCGCAAGGTACCTGCGCCGCGGACGCTCACTTGGCTCGCTCAGGCGCACTGCACGAGCTCGCGTGCACCCACATCGGTGTAGAGGCGACGCAGGCGGGCTGCGGTGATGCTCCACGCGTAGCGATGCGAGCGCGCAACCGCGGTCACACCCATTTGGGCTGCGAGCACGTCGTCCCCAAGAAGTCGCGCCACCGGCTCCGCGTAGTCCGGCGCGGCACGTCCGGGCACGAGGAAGCCAGTCTCTCCGTCGGCAATCAGCGATCGCAAGCCGCCCACCTCGGATGCCACCACCGGCGTCCCACAGGCTGCGGCTTCGAGTGCGACCAAGCCAAACGACTCGGTGCGCGACGGCACGATGCATACGTTGGCCGCGCGGTACCAGTCAGCGAGCGCGGCGTGAGGCTGCGGCGCAACCCAGCGGACACGATCCTCGACGCCGAGATCAGCCGCGAGCTCGTGCAGTCGCACCAGCTCGTGCGTCCCATCGGCTCCGCTCGGCCCCCCCACGACGACGAGCACCGCGCGCTCGTCGGCGAGTGCCGCGAGACAGCGCAGCGCGAGGTCGGCCCCCTTGAGCGGTTGGATCCGACCCACGAAGAGCAGCAGCGGCTCGGTGCCGAGCGAGAGCCGGCGGCGCGCCTCAGCGCGGTCGCCGGGCGAGAACATGGAGTGGTCGACGCCGGGAGGGATCACCTCGACGCGGGAGAGGTCGGCGTCGAGCGCCGCGACCAGCTCATCGCGCTCGTCGGTCGTCGACGCCACAACGCGATCGGTGCAAGCGACGACTTCACCCTCCACCCGGTGCCGCTCGGGCGGGTCGTCGCCCACGCCAGCCGCGGCCTTCGTGCGCGCCAGCGTGTGGAACGTGGTGACGAGCGGCAGGTCGAGCTCATGCTTGAGTCGGTGCCCGACCGCGCCGGAAATCCAATAGTGGGCGTGCAGGGCGTCGAAGTTGTCGGTGCCGGTGAGGTGGCGACGCCCGGCAACCACGAGCTCGTCCACCAGCGAGGGGAGCGCCTCCTTGGCCACGACGTCGCGGGGTCCCGCGTCGAGGTGCACTACCCGAAAGCCTGGTTCGACGTCGACGATCGGGGGCTGCTCGGCGTGCTCGGCGCGAGTGAGCACATCGCACTCGACACCGGCGCGGGCGAGTGCCGATGCCAGTGATTGGACGTAGACGTTCATCCCGCCACCGTCGCCGGCACCCGGTTGAGCGAGGGGCGACGTGTGCAGGCTGAGCATCGCGATACGACGAACCGACATGAGAACCCGAGTCTACGTTTCGGATTACCGGTTCTCGGCCTGGAACGACCGGTAGACCTCGATGAGGGCTTGCTTCTGCCGGTCGGTGAGCGTGGAGTCACGCAGGACCTCTTGTTCCACGTCCTGGTGCTCACCCCGAGCCTCGAGGATGCCGGCGCGCACGTACAGCGTCTCGGCTGAGATGCGCAATGCCTTCGCGATCTGCTGAAGGATCTCGGCGCTCGGCTTGCGCAACCCCCGCTCGATCTGGCTGAGATACGGGTTCGAGATCCCGGCGCGGTCGCTCAGGCTTCGGAGCGACAGCCGCGCGTTCCTCCGTTGGTCGCGGATGAACGATCCGAGGTCGCGCAGTCGTTGTTCGATCGCGTCGGGCACCGGCGTGCCGCTACCCGTGGTCGACCTTGTGCCGCTCCGTGAGGTCGGCCTCGATCGCGTCGATCACGCGGTGCAGGGCCCGGCGCTTCCCCGACACTTCCGTCTCGAGCTCGCGTAGCTGCTCGAGCGTCGAGCGAAGCTCCTCTTCGGAGAGCGTCGGCAGGTTCAAGAGCGTGGCATCGGTGATGAGTCGCTCGAGCCCCCGCCGCCACGGGATCACCGGGGCCGGACCGAGATGCCGCGGCAGACGGCTCGACGACTGCGAGGAACGGGGCGTGTCGTCCGCAAGGATCTGGGGAAGCGCGGCGATGAGGTCGCCAATCGATCCGCCTCGTGTGCGTCGGTCGAGCTCGGCTTCGACGATGTCGATGCGCGCCTGAGCGAGGCGGCGGACGTACGAGACCTCGGTCTCGACTGCGAGGCACTCCTCGTGCAGCGCGCGTACGCCATCGAGGTCGAGTCCGCCGAGGTCGTCGAGATACGACGGCTCGAGCATCACATCGAGGCGGCGTCGGTGGCCGGCCGGCATCCCGTCGAGAGTACCAGCGGGTCCGCGGGCGCCTGCTTCTTGGCGCGACCTGGCCAGGTGTGCCAACCGCCAGAATGGGGAAGAACCTCAAAGGAGGTTGATCGTGTTGAAGTACTCGTTGCCGGAGCTGGCGTACGACTACGGCGCGCTGGAGCCGCACCTTTCTGGACGCATCCTCGAGCTCCACCACGGCAAGCACCACAAGGCCTACGTCGACGGCGCCAACACCGTCTTGGAGAAGCTCGCGGACGCGCGCGAGTCCGGCGACTTCGGCTCGATCAACCAGTTGGAGAAGAACCTCGCGTTCCACTTGTCCGGGCACATCCTGCACTCGATCTTCTGGAAGAACCTCGACCCTGGAGGCGGCGGCAAGCCGACCGGCGAGCTCGCGTCGGCCGTCGACGACAACCTCGGATCGTTCGAAGCGTGCAAGGCGCAGCTCACCGAAGCGGCAATGAACGTGCAGGGGTCGGGTTGGGGTGCCCTGTCGTGGGAGCCCGTCGGGAAGCGGCTCATCGTCGAGCAGGTGTACGACCACCAGGGCAACGTCGGCCAAGGTGGTCCGCCCCTCCTCGTGCTCGACATGTGGGAGCACGCCTACTACCTCCAGTACGAGAACCGGAAGGCGGAGTGGGTCGGCGCGTTCTGGGAGCTCGTCGACTGGGACGACGTCGCCACCCGCTTCGCCAGCGCACGCAACATCGACCTCGCACTCGACGCGCAATAGGGTCGCACATCCCGCTCTCGGCGCTGCGCGCCGGGCCGCTCCCCTCCACCTCGGCGACCGGCCACCTGCGCCGCAGGGTACCTGCGGCGCGCTCGGTAGCCTCTGGCCCGTGAGCGGGGCCAACGCGGAGCAGCGGGCGTACTGGAACCGCGACGAAGCGCGTCATTGGGTCGAGCATCAGCGACGGTACGACGAGATGCTGGCGCCGTTCGGCGCCGCGCTCCTCGATGTGGCCGCGATCAAACCGAGCGAGCGTGTGCTCGACGTGGGCTGTGGCAATGGCGCAACCACGCGCGCCGCGGCGCGGGCCGCCAGCAGTGGATCGGCGCTCGGGGTCGATCTCTCTGAAGCAATGCTCGAGCGGGCTCGCGAGCTCGCAAAGGAAGAAGGCGTCACGAACGTCTCCTTCGAGGCGGGCGACGCGCAGACTCGTCAGTTCGACCCCGAGTTCGACTGCGCGATCAGCCGGTTCGGCGTGATGTTCTTCGACGACCCTGAGGCTGCGTTCGCCAACATCCGCAGCGGCTTGGTCCATCACCCCTGGTCGCCGTCGCAAGCTTCCGGCTCCCCGCAGAGCCCGTCGGCAAAGCCGCCACCTCTGCGAGCCGACGAGCGGGTGGCGTTCGTCGTCTGGCAGGAGCTCCTCGCCAACGAGTGGATGGCGGTGCCTGGTGCCGCCATCCTCGAGTTCGTCGAGCTCCCCAGCGCCGAGCCCGGTGCACCTGGCCCCTATGCGTTGGCCGACACTGACCGCGTGCGCGCCATCTTCGGCGCGGCGGGCTACCGCGACCTAGCGATCGGGCCGTTCTCGGCCCCGATGCTCGTCGGCGGCCG
Protein-coding regions in this window:
- a CDS encoding aerial mycelium formation protein, with translation MPAGHRRRLDVMLEPSYLDDLGGLDLDGVRALHEECLAVETEVSYVRRLAQARIDIVEAELDRRTRGGSIGDLIAALPQILADDTPRSSQSSSRLPRHLGPAPVIPWRRGLERLITDATLLNLPTLSEEELRSTLEQLRELETEVSGKRRALHRVIDAIEADLTERHKVDHG
- a CDS encoding glycosyltransferase; translated protein: MSVRRIAMLSLHTSPLAQPGAGDGGGMNVYVQSLASALARAGVECDVLTRAEHAEQPPIVDVEPGFRVVHLDAGPRDVVAKEALPSLVDELVVAGRRHLTGTDNFDALHAHYWISGAVGHRLKHELDLPLVTTFHTLARTKAAAGVGDDPPERHRVEGEVVACTDRVVASTTDERDELVAALDADLSRVEVIPPGVDHSMFSPGDRAEARRRLSLGTEPLLLFVGRIQPLKGADLALRCLAALADERAVLVVVGGPSGADGTHELVRLHELAADLGVEDRVRWVAPQPHAALADWYRAANVCIVPSRTESFGLVALEAAACGTPVVASEVGGLRSLIADGETGFLVPGRAAPDYAEPVARLLGDDVLAAQMGVTAVARSHRYAWSITAARLRRLYTDVGARELVQCA
- a CDS encoding helix-turn-helix transcriptional regulator, translating into MPDAIEQRLRDLGSFIRDQRRNARLSLRSLSDRAGISNPYLSQIERGLRKPSAEILQQIAKALRISAETLYVRAGILEARGEHQDVEQEVLRDSTLTDRQKQALIEVYRSFQAENR
- a CDS encoding class I SAM-dependent methyltransferase, translated to MSGANAEQRAYWNRDEARHWVEHQRRYDEMLAPFGAALLDVAAIKPSERVLDVGCGNGATTRAAARAASSGSALGVDLSEAMLERARELAKEEGVTNVSFEAGDAQTRQFDPEFDCAISRFGVMFFDDPEAAFANIRSGLVHHPWSPSQASGSPQSPSAKPPPLRADERVAFVVWQELLANEWMAVPGAAILEFVELPSAEPGAPGPYALADTDRVRAIFGAAGYRDLAIGPFSAPMLVGGRGTLDEAVAFMRNTGMAHALLDDKPADVQEKALAAVRDALEPRTTDEGVLLSGAAWLITARA
- a CDS encoding YbjN domain-containing protein, encoding MMEDLDARERAAHALIAAHLEGPVAAESYIQTVEYDPELRRWYVRFGCDGRDATTIYFDLHQRTLRYEVYFLPDPPTNHLDLYRFVLQRNHTMYGARFSIGPDGDLYLTGRVALEHLTEAELDRIIGVLYELVETWFQPIVRLSYRR
- a CDS encoding superoxide dismutase; this translates as MVLKYSLPELAYDYGALEPHLSGRILELHHGKHHKAYVDGANTVLEKLADARESGDFGSINQLEKNLAFHLSGHILHSIFWKNLDPGGGGKPTGELASAVDDNLGSFEACKAQLTEAAMNVQGSGWGALSWEPVGKRLIVEQVYDHQGNVGQGGPPLLVLDMWEHAYYLQYENRKAEWVGAFWELVDWDDVATRFASARNIDLALDAQ